From a single Xyrauchen texanus isolate HMW12.3.18 chromosome 26, RBS_HiC_50CHRs, whole genome shotgun sequence genomic region:
- the LOC127620069 gene encoding proteasome subunit beta type-9-like encodes MEESFAEPGWLSEEVKTGTTIIAVTFDGGVVLGSDSRVSAGESVVNRVMNKLSPLHDKIYCALSGSAADAQTIAEIVNYQLDVHSIEVEDYPLVCSAATLVKNISYKYKEELSAHLIVAGWDRKEGGQVYATLSGLLTKQPFAIGGSGSFYINGFVDAEYKKNMTKRECQDFVVNALTLAMGRDGSSGGVAYVVTIDQDGTEEKCVLGNELPKFFDE; translated from the exons ATGGAGGAATCATTCGCAGAACCAGGCTGGCTCTCTGAGGAGGTCAAAACCGGG aCGACCATCATCGCTGTTACATTTGACGGTGGAGTTGTTCTTGGCTCTGACTCGCGTGTGTCTGCAGG GGAGTCAGTGGTGAATCGTGTTATGAACAAGCTTTCCCCCCTCCATGACAAGATCTACTGTGCTTTGTCTGGATCAGCAGCTGATGCTCAAACCATTGCTGAGATAGTCAACTACCAACTGGATGTACACAG TATTGAGGTGGAAGATTACCCACTGGTATGCTCTGCTGCTACTCTGGTGaagaatatttcatacaaatacAAAGAGGAACTATCAGCACATCTTATTGTTGCTGGGTGGGACAGGAAAGAAGGAGGACAG GTGTATGCAACACTGAGTGGTTTGCTGACAAAGCAGCCTTTTGCTATTGGTGGCTCTGGGAGTTTTTACATCAATGGCTTTGTGGATGCAGAGTACAAGAAAAACATGACAAAGAGAGAATGCCAAGATTTTGTTGTGAACG CACTCACTCTGGCGATGGGTCGAGATGGCTCAAGTGGAGGTGTTGCATATGTTGTCACCATTGACCAAGATGGAACAGAAGAGAAGTGTGTCTTAGGAAATGAACTACCCAAATTTTTTGACGAGTGA